A part of Aquibium oceanicum genomic DNA contains:
- the recF gene encoding DNA replication/repair protein RecF (All proteins in this family for which functions are known are DNA-binding proteins that assist the filamentation of RecA onto DNA for the initiation of recombination or recombinational repair.), producing the protein MGRLKLTNFRNYASLAADFAPGAVVLSGENGAGKTNLLEAISLLSPGRGLRRAPYADLVREAAPGGFAIHARIEGPSGEAEIGTGAGEIAAEGDGGRKVRINGATARSADEMLEWLRVMWLTPAMDGLFTGPASDRRRFLDRLVLTIDPAHGRRALDYEKAMRGRNRLLAEGSRNEAWFEAIEAQMAETGAAIAAARFEMVRLLKAMIERAPDTGPFPKADLALSGPLEEALAASASLDAEEDFRRRLAEGRERDRAAGRTLEGPHRSDLLARHRPKDMPAELCSTGEQKALLVGLVLSHARLTGEIAGMAPVLLLDEIAAHFDRGRRAALFDILEDLGCQVFMTGTERDLFSALDGRAQFLTVSGGTIRADEAG; encoded by the coding sequence ATCGGCCGGCTCAAGCTGACGAACTTTCGCAACTACGCCAGCCTCGCCGCCGATTTCGCTCCGGGCGCCGTCGTGCTGTCGGGCGAAAACGGCGCGGGCAAGACCAATCTCCTGGAAGCGATCTCCCTGCTTTCGCCCGGCCGCGGGCTTCGCCGGGCACCCTATGCGGACCTGGTTCGCGAGGCCGCTCCCGGGGGCTTCGCCATCCATGCGCGGATCGAAGGTCCGTCGGGCGAGGCCGAAATCGGCACCGGCGCGGGCGAAATCGCAGCCGAGGGGGACGGGGGGCGCAAGGTCCGCATCAACGGCGCGACCGCACGATCGGCCGACGAGATGCTGGAATGGCTGCGCGTGATGTGGCTGACGCCGGCTATGGACGGGCTCTTCACCGGTCCGGCCTCCGACCGCAGGCGCTTCCTCGACAGGCTCGTGCTGACCATCGACCCCGCCCATGGCCGCCGCGCGCTCGACTACGAGAAGGCGATGCGCGGGCGCAACCGCCTGCTGGCGGAGGGATCAAGAAACGAAGCCTGGTTCGAGGCCATCGAGGCGCAGATGGCGGAGACCGGCGCCGCCATCGCCGCGGCACGCTTCGAGATGGTGCGGCTGCTCAAGGCCATGATCGAGCGGGCGCCCGACACCGGTCCTTTCCCGAAGGCCGACCTGGCGCTTTCCGGCCCCCTGGAGGAAGCGCTTGCCGCGAGCGCGTCTCTCGACGCCGAGGAAGACTTTCGCCGCCGCCTGGCGGAGGGACGCGAACGCGACCGCGCCGCCGGCCGCACGCTCGAAGGTCCGCACCGCTCAGACCTCCTCGCCCGCCACCGCCCCAAGGACATGCCCGCCGAGCTCTGCTCCACCGGCGAGCAGAAGGCGCTGCTGGTCGGGCTCGTGCTGTCGCATGCGCGGCTGACCGGCGAGATCGCGGGGATGGCGCCGGTGCTCCTGCTCGACGAGATCGCCGCGCATTTCGACCGGGGCCGCCGCGCCGCGCTTTTTGACATCCTGGAAGACCTGGGCTGCCAGGTCTTCATGACCGGCACCGAACGCGACCTCTTCTCCGCGCTCGACGGACGGGCACAGTTTCTGACCGTGTCGGGAGGCACGATCCGCGCCGACGAGGCCGGCTGA
- the rpsT gene encoding 30S ribosomal protein S20: MANTSSAKKATRKIARRTEMNKNRRSRVRTFVRKVEEAIASGDKTAAETAFRDAQPELMRAATKGVLHRNTASRKVSRLAQRVKALGA, from the coding sequence ATGGCCAATACGAGCTCGGCCAAGAAGGCTACGCGCAAGATCGCCCGCCGGACCGAAATGAACAAGAACCGCCGTTCGCGCGTGCGCACCTTCGTGCGCAAGGTCGAGGAAGCAATCGCTTCCGGAGACAAGACGGCGGCCGAGACGGCTTTCAGGGACGCTCAGCCGGAGCTGATGCGCGCCGCGACGAAGGGCGTCCTGCACAGGAACACCGCCTCGCGGAAAGTGTCCCGTCTGGCACAGCGCGTGAAGGCTCTCGGCGCCTGA
- a CDS encoding MmcB family DNA repair protein produces the protein MPIVSPIPLNPLVDGRQSERALLVRRGVQRMLLQMNAHVLPELSLASGRRADLIAITRNAEIWIIEIKSSVEDFRVDRKWPEYRLHSDRFFFATHPEVPASIFPEECGFILSDGYGAEVVRDAPEHRLAPATRKSLLMRFARAGAARLLAAEMAGVSVPSIEGESD, from the coding sequence ATGCCCATCGTCTCGCCGATTCCCCTCAATCCCCTCGTCGACGGCCGTCAGTCGGAACGCGCGCTTCTGGTCCGGCGCGGCGTCCAGCGCATGCTGTTGCAGATGAACGCGCACGTCCTGCCGGAGCTTTCGCTTGCATCCGGCCGACGGGCCGACCTGATCGCGATCACCCGCAATGCCGAGATATGGATCATAGAGATCAAGTCCTCGGTGGAGGATTTCCGCGTCGACCGGAAATGGCCGGAGTACCGGCTTCACTCAGATCGCTTCTTCTTCGCCACCCATCCGGAGGTCCCGGCCTCGATCTTCCCGGAGGAGTGCGGCTTCATCCTGTCGGACGGCTACGGCGCGGAAGTGGTCCGCGACGCTCCCGAACACCGGCTGGCGCCGGCCACCCGCAAGTCCCTCCTGATGCGGTTCGCTCGCGCCGGCGCGGCGCGGCTGCTTGCCGCCGAGATGGCCGGCGTTTCGGTGCCCTCCATCGAAGGCGAGAGCGATTGA
- the dnaN gene encoding DNA polymerase III subunit beta produces MRVTLERSNLLKSLNHVHRVVERRNTIPILSNVLLKADGAVLELKATDLDLEVTEATPAQIEQAGATTVPAHLLYDIVRKLPDGAEVMLKTDPEGHSMSVISGRSSFKLQCLPQSDFPELTAGSFSHIFRLEAPALKGLIDKTQFAISTEETRYYLNGIFLHTHESGGKLMLRSVATDGHRLARAEIEAPAGSEGMPGIIIPRKTVSELQKLVDNPDVKVVVELSDTKIRLTIGSVVLTSKLIDGTFPDYQRVIPSGNDKKLVIDRQSFAAAVDRVSTISSERGRAVKLSIADGQVTLTVNNPDSGSAVEEIAADYDSDPVEIGFNARYLLDVAAQLNGSEAQFMLADAGSPTLITDLADEQALYVLMPMRV; encoded by the coding sequence ATGCGCGTCACACTCGAACGTTCCAACCTGCTCAAGTCGCTCAACCACGTGCATCGCGTGGTCGAACGGCGCAACACGATCCCGATCCTGTCGAACGTGCTGCTGAAGGCCGACGGCGCGGTCCTGGAGCTGAAGGCGACCGATCTCGATCTCGAGGTGACGGAGGCGACGCCCGCGCAGATCGAACAGGCGGGAGCGACGACGGTCCCTGCGCATCTGCTCTACGACATCGTGCGCAAGCTGCCGGACGGTGCCGAGGTGATGCTGAAGACCGATCCGGAAGGCCACTCCATGTCGGTGATCTCGGGCCGGTCGAGCTTCAAGCTGCAGTGCCTGCCGCAGTCCGACTTCCCGGAACTGACCGCGGGCTCCTTCTCCCACATCTTCCGCCTCGAGGCGCCGGCCCTGAAGGGCCTGATCGACAAGACCCAGTTCGCGATCTCGACCGAGGAGACCCGCTACTATCTCAACGGCATCTTCCTGCACACGCACGAGAGCGGCGGGAAGCTCATGCTGCGTTCCGTCGCGACGGACGGCCACCGACTGGCGCGCGCCGAGATCGAGGCGCCTGCCGGTTCGGAAGGCATGCCGGGCATCATCATCCCGCGCAAGACGGTCAGCGAACTCCAGAAACTCGTCGACAATCCGGACGTGAAGGTGGTCGTGGAGCTGTCCGACACCAAGATCCGGCTGACCATCGGCAGCGTCGTACTCACCTCGAAGCTCATCGACGGCACCTTCCCGGATTACCAGCGGGTCATCCCGTCGGGCAACGACAAGAAGCTCGTGATCGATCGCCAGAGCTTCGCGGCGGCCGTCGACCGCGTCTCCACCATCTCCTCCGAGCGCGGCCGCGCGGTCAAGCTGTCGATCGCCGACGGCCAGGTCACACTGACGGTCAACAATCCCGATTCCGGCAGCGCGGTCGAGGAAATCGCGGCCGACTACGATTCCGATCCCGTCGAGATCGGCTTCAATGCGCGTTATCTCCTCGACGTGGCGGCGCAACTCAACGGATCGGAGGCGCAATTCATGCTCGCCGATGCCGGCTCTCCGACGCTCATCACCGATCTCGCGGATGAACAGGCGCTCTACGTCCTGATGCCGATGCGCGTCTGA
- the dnaA gene encoding chromosomal replication initiator protein DnaA: MKRNEDMYGGIETGAQAGLPFIVNNGGEGTMRGGASEADSIFDKLRAQLQARLGADVYSSWFGRMKLAEASRGVVRLSVPTAFLRSWINNHYLSLITELWKKEQPEILRLEIVVRTAARSTRGLIEAEPAPAKPATRNPQTALGNGVLAAPKQAQPRAPIKDNAPRQSILGSPLDGRYTFDSFVDGPSNRVAFAAARTVAENASTSIRFNPLFIHASVGLGKTHLLQAIAAESLARRPGSRVVYLTAEYFMWRFATAIRDNNALTLKEQLRDIDLLIIDDMQFLQGKSIQHEFCHLINMLLDSAKQVVVAADRPASDLESLEPRVRSRLQGGVSLEMSAPDMAMRLSMLKQRLEAARSEDQSLAIPDEILEHVARTVTGSGRELEGAFNQLLFRQSFEPQLTIDRIDELLGHMFRSGEPKRVRIEDIQRIVARHYNVSKTELLSNRRTRTIVKPRQVAMYLSKVMTPRSLPEIGRRFGGRDHTTVLHAVRKIEGLSGTDEKLEQELELLRRLINDQAA, from the coding sequence ATGAAAAGGAACGAGGACATGTACGGCGGAATTGAAACGGGGGCACAGGCGGGGCTTCCTTTCATTGTCAACAACGGCGGAGAAGGCACGATGCGCGGCGGAGCTTCGGAAGCAGACTCCATCTTTGACAAGTTGCGGGCTCAGTTGCAGGCGCGCCTCGGCGCGGACGTCTATTCGAGCTGGTTCGGACGCATGAAGCTTGCGGAAGCTTCGCGCGGCGTTGTCAGGCTATCGGTACCCACGGCGTTCCTGCGCTCCTGGATCAACAATCACTATCTGTCCCTCATCACCGAGCTCTGGAAGAAGGAACAGCCCGAGATCCTGCGGCTTGAAATCGTCGTCCGTACCGCTGCCAGGTCGACCCGCGGACTGATCGAGGCCGAGCCGGCCCCGGCCAAGCCGGCCACGCGCAATCCCCAGACGGCATTGGGCAACGGTGTCCTGGCGGCACCGAAGCAGGCGCAGCCCCGCGCCCCGATAAAAGACAACGCCCCTCGGCAGAGCATCCTCGGGTCGCCGCTGGACGGACGCTACACGTTCGACAGTTTCGTGGACGGTCCCTCGAACCGCGTGGCCTTCGCCGCCGCGCGGACGGTGGCGGAGAATGCATCCACCTCGATCCGCTTCAATCCGCTCTTCATCCACGCCTCCGTGGGGCTCGGCAAGACGCACCTGCTCCAGGCGATCGCCGCCGAGTCGCTGGCGCGGCGCCCCGGCTCGCGTGTCGTCTACCTGACGGCGGAGTACTTCATGTGGCGTTTCGCCACCGCGATCCGCGACAACAATGCCCTGACGCTGAAGGAACAGCTTCGCGACATCGACCTGCTCATCATCGACGACATGCAGTTCCTGCAGGGCAAGTCGATCCAGCACGAGTTCTGCCATCTCATCAACATGCTGCTCGACAGCGCCAAACAGGTCGTGGTCGCTGCCGACCGTCCCGCGTCTGATCTGGAATCGCTGGAACCGCGCGTCCGGTCGCGTCTGCAGGGCGGGGTCTCGCTCGAAATGTCGGCGCCGGACATGGCCATGCGCCTGTCCATGCTGAAGCAGCGTCTGGAAGCGGCCCGCTCGGAAGACCAGTCGCTGGCAATTCCCGACGAGATCCTGGAGCACGTCGCTCGCACCGTCACCGGCAGCGGCCGCGAACTCGAGGGCGCCTTCAACCAGTTGCTGTTTCGGCAGTCGTTCGAACCACAGCTGACGATCGACCGCATCGACGAACTGCTCGGCCACATGTTCCGGTCGGGCGAACCGAAGCGGGTGCGGATCGAGGATATCCAGCGCATCGTGGCGCGCCACTACAACGTATCCAAGACCGAGCTGCTCTCGAACCGGCGCACCCGCACGATCGTCAAGCCGCGTCAGGTGGCGATGTATCTGTCGAAGGTGATGACCCCGCGCTCCCTTCCCGAGATCGGGCGGCGGTTCGGCGGACGCGACCATACGACCGTGCTGCATGCGGTGCGAAAGATCGAAGGTCTCTCGGGCACCGACGAGAAGCTGGAGCAGGAACTGGAGCTGCTGCGCAGGCTCATAAACGACCAGGCGGCCTGA
- a CDS encoding L,D-transpeptidase, giving the protein MRTRAIVVAAGLALATALAGCTSDGTISMFSSSYGSKKDSGYQLPSIPISKVPRKYHRQTVRYDTKEKPGTIIVDTNEKFLYLVMPEGKAMRYGIGVGREGFEWKGTARVAMKREWPTWTPPSEMIGRQPELAKWRGGMPPGLMNPLGARALYLFNKNGDTGYRLHGTPEWNSIGQAMSSGCIRLINQDIIDLYERAENGAKVIVL; this is encoded by the coding sequence ATGAGAACAAGAGCAATCGTCGTCGCGGCGGGGTTGGCACTGGCGACGGCACTCGCGGGCTGCACGTCCGACGGCACCATCAGCATGTTTTCCTCCTCGTACGGATCGAAGAAGGATTCCGGCTACCAGCTGCCGTCCATTCCCATCTCCAAGGTGCCGCGGAAGTATCATCGGCAGACCGTCCGCTACGACACGAAGGAGAAGCCGGGTACCATCATCGTCGATACCAACGAGAAGTTCCTCTATCTCGTCATGCCGGAAGGCAAGGCGATGCGCTACGGCATCGGCGTCGGGCGCGAGGGCTTCGAGTGGAAAGGCACGGCGCGCGTGGCCATGAAGCGCGAGTGGCCGACCTGGACCCCGCCCTCCGAGATGATAGGCCGGCAGCCGGAACTTGCAAAATGGCGCGGCGGCATGCCGCCCGGTCTGATGAACCCACTCGGCGCGCGGGCGCTCTACCTGTTCAACAAGAATGGCGACACCGGATACCGCCTCCACGGCACGCCGGAATGGAATTCCATCGGGCAGGCGATGTCTTCGGGATGCATCCGGCTGATCAACCAGGACATCATCGACCTCTACGAGCGCGCGGAGAACGGCGCCAAGGTCATCGTTCTCTAA